From a region of the uncultured Desulfatiglans sp. genome:
- the ptsI gene encoding Phosphoenolpyruvate-protein phosphotransferase, translated as MNVRHSSTRKRLKGIAVSPGIIIGKSHLVDRSSVKILYQYLINDKQLHREVERFEAALDKTERQLNCLKHQLPNHVREHAYILDSHTMILKDSMLKDSTIKRILSEKINAEWALKKSLEEIRRVFEEIQDLYIRTRIDDVENVCERILRNLAGGNQPSLADINGRVIIVAHDLSPADTTELNISRVMGFITNVGGRTSHTAIMAQALEIPAVVGLESVTAQVEEGDLLAVDGNTGEVIINPDDNDIILYQERQLQYEKYKSSIAKAGLLPAETLDGHLITVKANIEFLEEVAAVRDHGGEGIGLYRTEFLYLRSRGLPTEEELFEDYREVAEIMSPAPVTIRTLDLGGDKFASALEISKEMNPALGLRAIRFCLKEKEIFKTQLRAIYRASAYGHVHLMFPMISGLQEVLDAKRILEEVKEDLDRENIPYDPQMQVGIMIEVPSAVALAELLARHVDFFSIGTNDLIQYALAIDRVNEHVAGMYQPFHPAILRMIQQVVDAAGKTGIGVSLCGEMAGDPLCIPILLGLGITELSMNSRSIPAIKRVIRAISMEEAKRDFQTASMLSTTQEVKDFISGRMRDLLPDLDIQKHLDA; from the coding sequence ATGAACGTCCGTCATTCCTCAACAAGGAAGCGCCTGAAGGGGATTGCGGTATCCCCTGGCATCATTATCGGAAAATCCCATCTGGTTGATCGTTCCAGCGTCAAGATTCTTTATCAATACCTGATCAACGACAAGCAGCTGCACCGGGAGGTCGAGCGATTCGAAGCCGCCCTCGACAAGACGGAGCGGCAGCTCAATTGCCTGAAACACCAGTTGCCGAATCACGTTCGTGAGCATGCTTACATCCTTGACAGCCACACCATGATCCTCAAGGACAGCATGCTGAAGGATTCGACCATCAAGCGCATCTTGAGTGAAAAGATCAACGCCGAATGGGCCCTCAAGAAATCGCTCGAGGAAATCCGTCGCGTCTTCGAAGAGATTCAGGATCTCTATATTCGTACACGGATAGACGACGTTGAAAACGTCTGCGAAAGGATACTCAGGAATCTGGCCGGGGGAAATCAGCCCAGCCTGGCCGACATCAACGGACGGGTTATCATCGTCGCCCATGACCTGTCTCCTGCCGATACGACCGAACTCAACATCAGTCGGGTAATGGGATTCATCACGAATGTAGGGGGCCGCACGTCCCATACGGCCATTATGGCCCAGGCACTCGAGATCCCTGCGGTCGTGGGGCTCGAATCCGTCACGGCTCAAGTCGAGGAAGGCGATCTCCTCGCGGTGGACGGTAACACCGGCGAGGTGATCATCAACCCGGATGACAATGACATCATCCTTTACCAGGAGCGGCAGCTCCAGTACGAGAAATACAAATCGAGCATCGCCAAAGCCGGCCTCCTGCCGGCTGAAACCCTCGACGGGCACCTCATCACTGTCAAGGCCAACATCGAGTTTTTGGAAGAGGTAGCGGCTGTCCGGGATCACGGGGGCGAGGGCATTGGTCTGTATCGAACGGAATTCCTCTACCTCCGCAGCAGGGGCCTGCCCACGGAGGAAGAACTCTTCGAGGACTACCGGGAAGTAGCCGAAATCATGTCCCCTGCACCAGTCACCATACGCACGCTCGACCTCGGCGGTGACAAGTTCGCATCGGCCCTCGAAATATCGAAGGAAATGAACCCTGCCCTCGGCCTGCGTGCCATTCGTTTCTGTCTTAAAGAAAAGGAAATCTTCAAGACGCAGCTCCGGGCCATCTACCGTGCGAGTGCTTACGGGCATGTGCACCTGATGTTCCCTATGATCTCAGGTCTGCAGGAAGTCCTCGACGCCAAGCGCATCCTGGAGGAGGTGAAGGAAGATCTCGACCGGGAGAATATCCCCTACGATCCCCAGATGCAGGTCGGAATCATGATCGAGGTTCCGTCCGCCGTCGCGCTGGCGGAGCTCCTGGCTCGGCATGTGGACTTTTTCAGCATCGGAACCAATGACCTGATCCAATATGCACTGGCCATAGACCGCGTCAATGAACACGTAGCAGGGATGTACCAGCCTTTTCACCCTGCAATCCTGCGGATGATCCAACAGGTGGTCGATGCCGCCGGGAAAACCGGGATCGGGGTTTCCCTGTGCGGTGAAATGGCCGGGGATCCTTTGTGCATCCCCATCCTGCTCGGCCTTGGCATTACTGAACTCAGCATGAACTCCCGTTCGATCCCCGCCATCAAACGCGTTATCCGAGCGATTTCCATGGAGGAAGCGAAAAGGGATTTTCAAACTGCCAGCATGCTTTCCACTACGCAGGAAGTCAAAGACTTCATCTCAGGGCGGATGAGAGATCTTCTGCCCGATCTGGACATACAGAAACATCTCGATGCCTGA
- the yraL gene encoding putative methyltransferase (Evidence 3 : Putative function from multiple computational evidences; Product type e : enzyme), whose amino-acid sequence MADPKKSAAVSPPVDAREHEGTLYVVGTPIGNLEDITFRALRVLRAVDLIAAESVERTKGLCRHYGVTTKVVRYNQHNFRSKGPEFVKRLKCGHHIALVTDAGTPGISDPGGRLVALARNEGLPVTAIPGPSAVTAALSICGLPADRFLFQGFLPTRAGKRRRELEQLQTESRAMIFFEAPHRILETLREMLQVLGDREVAITRELTKVFEQVETGRLSVVLKRLEEKPPLGEFTLIVEGSANGRNEAPAAFSEELGVEIDRLLKENKGAKAVAKVLSSRSGVPYRKIYRECLARLQHFQKVGQNGCGSEFEDHE is encoded by the coding sequence ATGGCTGATCCAAAGAAAAGCGCCGCAGTCTCTCCGCCTGTCGACGCTCGTGAACATGAAGGCACCCTTTATGTCGTCGGTACACCCATCGGCAATCTGGAAGACATCACCTTTCGGGCATTGCGGGTGCTCAGAGCCGTCGATCTCATTGCCGCCGAGAGCGTCGAGAGGACCAAAGGGCTCTGCCGCCATTACGGAGTTACGACCAAGGTTGTCCGGTACAACCAGCACAATTTTCGATCGAAAGGCCCGGAGTTCGTCAAGCGTCTGAAATGCGGTCACCATATCGCCCTCGTGACGGATGCCGGAACACCTGGCATATCCGACCCTGGAGGCAGGCTGGTTGCCCTCGCCCGCAATGAAGGCTTGCCGGTCACAGCCATCCCTGGGCCGTCAGCCGTAACAGCCGCATTGTCGATCTGCGGTCTGCCTGCCGACCGGTTCCTTTTCCAAGGGTTTCTTCCGACCCGCGCCGGCAAGAGGCGCCGGGAACTGGAACAGCTGCAGACCGAAAGCCGCGCCATGATTTTCTTCGAGGCCCCCCACCGCATCCTGGAGACCCTGAGGGAGATGCTGCAGGTTCTCGGCGACAGGGAAGTCGCCATCACCCGGGAGCTTACCAAGGTCTTCGAACAGGTCGAGACGGGGCGGTTGAGCGTTGTTCTGAAGCGGCTGGAAGAAAAACCGCCTCTCGGAGAATTCACGCTTATCGTCGAAGGAAGCGCCAATGGGCGGAACGAGGCGCCGGCGGCCTTCTCCGAAGAGCTCGGAGTGGAAATCGATCGCCTTCTGAAAGAAAATAAAGGCGCCAAGGCGGTAGCCAAGGTTCTCTCGTCGAGATCAGGTGTGCCTTATCGAAAGATATACAGGGAATGCCTTGCCAGACTGCAGCATTTCCAAAAGGTCGGTCAAAATGGATGTGGTTCAGAATTTGAAGATCATGAATAA
- a CDS encoding hypothetical protein (Evidence 5 : Unknown function): MYLWAGEAKFTRVSLGVSLHGSDPRGEISIPCYACRNLSGIFPDGGSTPPASTNKNM; this comes from the coding sequence GTGTACCTGTGGGCCGGTGAGGCGAAATTTACACGGGTTAGTCTCGGAGTTAGCCTGCATGGTAGCGACCCCCGGGGCGAAATCTCTATACCATGCTATGCATGTAGAAACCTAAGTGGAATATTTCCGGACGGGGGTTCGACTCCCCCCGCCTCCACCAACAAAAATATGTAA
- the ptsH gene encoding Phosphocarrier protein HPr — protein sequence MDVVQNLKIMNKLGLHARAAAKIVELANSHRSKLYLKKDGHEVDGDSILSILTLACPRGSEVQARIVGEDSEQFMLALQDLFERRFGEHQ from the coding sequence ATGGATGTGGTTCAGAATTTGAAGATCATGAATAAACTAGGGCTGCACGCAAGGGCTGCCGCCAAGATCGTCGAATTGGCCAACAGCCATCGTTCCAAGCTATACCTGAAAAAAGACGGACATGAGGTCGACGGAGACAGCATTCTGTCGATCCTTACGCTCGCCTGCCCGAGAGGGAGTGAAGTACAGGCACGCATCGTCGGCGAAGATTCCGAACAGTTTATGCTGGCATTGCAAGACCTGTTCGAGAGGAGATTCGGGGAACATCAATGA
- a CDS encoding hypothetical protein (Evidence 5 : Unknown function) — protein sequence MRRGLQVASEQTLDFLDIGKKFSVPSENLGCTGKSFRDGDSRHSQRKDAPAAIDHLFDPMRRNSASRFCLGRRPLAADRRLR from the coding sequence TTGCGCCGCGGGCTACAGGTCGCCTCCGAGCAAACGCTTGATTTCCTTGATATCGGCAAAAAATTTTCTGTTCCGAGTGAGAACTTGGGTTGTACCGGCAAGTCATTTCGGGATGGGGACTCTCGGCATAGCCAGAGAAAGGATGCCCCGGCAGCGATCGACCACCTTTTCGATCCAATGCGTCGAAATTCCGCATCACGGTTTTGCCTGGGAAGAAGGCCTCTTGCAGCGGACAGGCGCCTCCGTTGA
- the rplS gene encoding 50S ribosomal subunit protein L19 (Evidence 2a : Function from experimental evidences in other organisms; PubMedId : 10094780, 12809609, 339951, 6357787; Product type s : structure): MNIIDIIEKEQMRFDIPAFKPGDTVKVHARIKEGEKERIQVFQGVVIRKRGSKLGATFTVRKVSYGIGVERIFPLHAPFIDKVEILTRGRVRRSRLYYLRNLRGKAARIKEKRF; this comes from the coding sequence ATGAACATCATCGATATCATCGAAAAAGAACAGATGCGCTTCGATATTCCGGCCTTCAAACCCGGAGATACCGTAAAGGTCCATGCGCGCATCAAGGAAGGCGAGAAGGAGCGGATCCAGGTCTTTCAGGGCGTCGTGATCCGCAAACGCGGAAGCAAGCTGGGGGCGACCTTCACGGTCCGCAAGGTCTCCTATGGAATCGGCGTCGAGCGCATCTTCCCGCTCCATGCTCCGTTTATCGACAAGGTGGAGATCCTGACGAGGGGACGTGTGAGAAGAAGCCGGCTCTACTACCTTCGCAACCTGAGAGGCAAGGCGGCCCGCATCAAGGAAAAACGATTCTAG
- a CDS encoding conserved hypothetical protein (Evidence 4 : Unknown function but conserved in other organisms) encodes MIVRRKGGLTEFIPTPQEKRDGLIRDHALGLLENLHQRLARLERASKLPTDEAEAFTALLARMRADESRNLELHASLITSDTASG; translated from the coding sequence ATGATCGTTCGACGCAAAGGCGGACTGACCGAGTTCATACCCACGCCGCAGGAGAAGCGCGACGGGCTGATCCGCGACCACGCCCTGGGCCTGCTGGAGAATCTGCACCAGCGCCTTGCGCGGCTGGAACGGGCATCAAAGCTCCCGACCGACGAAGCGGAGGCCTTCACGGCGCTGCTGGCGCGGATGCGGGCCGATGAGTCGCGCAACCTCGAGCTGCACGCCAGCCTGATCACCTCGGACACCGCCTCCGGCTGA
- the trmD gene encoding tRNA (guanine-1-)-methyltransferase (Evidence 2a : Function from experimental evidences in other organisms; PubMedId : 6298574, 6337136, 6357787; Product type e : enzyme), whose product MRFDILTLFPEMVLSAVRYGIMGRALDRGIVEIKAVNIRDFARGPHRTTDDRPYGGGYGMVMKPGPIFRALESVERIGKGHPVILLSPQGEVFNQRLAWELAELDQLIFVCGRYEGVDERIKDLCIDREISIGDYVLSGGELGALVVMDAVTRLLPDALGGEGSSTEDSFAGGLLEYPHYTRPSVFQDLSVPEVLLSGNHEKIRIWRRNESIRRTRERRPDLLQTAEIEPGERPSPVPTGRTRTDEESGSGPGR is encoded by the coding sequence ATGCGGTTTGACATCCTCACCCTGTTTCCCGAGATGGTCCTTTCCGCCGTCCGTTATGGAATCATGGGAAGAGCTCTCGACAGGGGAATCGTAGAGATCAAAGCGGTAAACATCCGGGATTTCGCACGGGGGCCCCACAGGACCACAGACGACCGGCCATACGGCGGCGGCTACGGGATGGTCATGAAGCCGGGGCCCATCTTTCGGGCGCTGGAAAGCGTTGAAAGAATCGGCAAAGGCCATCCGGTGATCTTGCTGAGCCCGCAGGGAGAGGTCTTCAACCAGCGCCTGGCCTGGGAGCTGGCCGAGTTGGATCAGCTGATTTTCGTTTGCGGCCGTTACGAAGGGGTGGATGAGCGGATCAAAGATCTTTGCATCGATCGGGAGATCTCCATCGGCGACTATGTCCTGAGCGGAGGAGAGTTGGGGGCCCTGGTGGTGATGGACGCCGTCACCCGCCTCCTGCCGGACGCGCTTGGCGGAGAGGGTTCCAGCACCGAGGACAGCTTTGCAGGCGGCCTCCTCGAATACCCGCATTACACAAGGCCGAGCGTCTTTCAGGACCTCTCCGTGCCCGAGGTGCTGCTCTCCGGAAACCATGAAAAGATCCGGATCTGGCGGAGGAATGAATCCATCAGACGGACGCGCGAAAGGCGCCCGGACCTTTTGCAGACAGCTGAAATCGAACCCGGCGAGAGGCCCTCTCCCGTGCCGACAGGCCGCACCAGAACAGATGAAGAGTCAGGCAGCGGGCCCGGGCGATGA
- a CDS encoding hypothetical protein (Evidence 5 : Unknown function) has protein sequence MPKSIATKSVRGEQKTFDINKRRYPINSTPLKETTQPKFAIFFAKD, from the coding sequence GTGCCCAAATCCATCGCCACCAAGTCGGTGCGCGGGGAGCAGAAGACCTTCGACATCAACAAGCGCCGATATCCGATCAACTCCACCCCGCTCAAGGAGACGACCCAGCCCAAGTTTGCCATTTTTTTTGCCAAGGACTGA
- the smpB gene encoding SsrA-binding protein → MKIVCQNRKAAHEYFFDELIEAGMVLLGPEVKSLREGRASLVDSYGKIKDGEIYLYNMHITPYPYAHHLDLDPLRPRKLLLKRREIKRLIGKTEEKGYTLVPTKVYFSKGRAKVELALARGKRKYDKRQVLKEKELQREIEQAKKREGY, encoded by the coding sequence ATGAAGATCGTCTGCCAAAACCGAAAAGCCGCCCACGAGTACTTCTTCGACGAACTGATCGAAGCGGGAATGGTGCTCCTGGGCCCGGAGGTCAAATCCCTCCGGGAGGGCCGCGCCAGCCTCGTGGACAGTTACGGCAAGATCAAGGACGGCGAAATCTACCTTTACAACATGCACATCACGCCCTACCCCTATGCGCATCACTTGGATCTCGATCCTTTGCGTCCACGGAAGCTCTTGCTCAAGAGGCGCGAAATCAAACGCCTGATCGGGAAAACGGAAGAAAAAGGGTACACCCTGGTCCCGACCAAGGTCTATTTTTCAAAGGGCCGCGCCAAGGTGGAACTGGCCCTCGCCCGCGGAAAACGCAAATACGACAAACGTCAGGTTCTCAAAGAAAAGGAACTCCAGCGTGAAATCGAGCAGGCCAAGAAACGCGAGGGTTATTGA
- the rnhB gene encoding Ribonuclease HII: MAKRQRNLRLFDMPGAEEPVEPLGYENEARSNGFHHVAGVDEAGRGCLAGPVVAAAVILPEGVDLPGVRDSKCMTAAAREKAFQMIQLKALAAAIGVVSPAAIDRINILRASLEAMRRAVAALDPVADFLLVDGIHPVPVATPQRALKKGDRICRSISAASVLAKVYRDRLMGAYHQQYPAYAFDCNKGYGTRDHLSVLRKIGWCPIHRTTFKGVCRP, encoded by the coding sequence TTGGCAAAGAGACAGCGAAATCTGCGGCTGTTCGATATGCCGGGTGCGGAAGAACCTGTGGAACCCCTCGGGTACGAAAACGAGGCGCGCAGCAACGGATTTCATCATGTGGCCGGCGTCGACGAGGCTGGTCGGGGTTGTCTTGCCGGACCCGTCGTCGCTGCTGCGGTGATCCTCCCGGAAGGGGTCGATCTGCCGGGTGTGCGCGACTCCAAGTGTATGACCGCCGCGGCGCGTGAGAAGGCCTTTCAGATGATCCAGCTCAAGGCCCTTGCAGCGGCGATCGGGGTGGTATCACCGGCCGCCATAGACCGTATCAACATCCTCAGGGCTTCTCTGGAAGCGATGCGAAGGGCTGTTGCCGCTCTGGATCCCGTTGCCGATTTCCTGCTCGTGGACGGGATCCATCCTGTACCCGTCGCAACTCCCCAAAGAGCGCTGAAAAAAGGAGATCGCATCTGCCGCAGCATATCGGCCGCCTCGGTCCTGGCCAAGGTTTACCGGGACCGGCTCATGGGAGCTTATCACCAGCAATACCCTGCTTACGCGTTCGATTGCAACAAAGGCTACGGCACCCGGGATCATCTCTCCGTGCTGAGAAAAATCGGCTGGTGCCCCATCCATCGCACGACCTTCAAAGGGGTATGCCGGCCTTGA
- a CDS encoding BNR repeat-containing glycosyl hydrolase (fragment), with protein sequence MGQVEAIVEITRNVTRGSVGGGEDLLDPNPVVDILEVSQGATIFQEGVDWQQSGNHVDWLGSGNEPAIGTTYTVRWTYTKQMIKGTDYVDSGWFGQANHPAAGNYFYLVTAYNATGETVFNAAAVIARATTAGEMNKLSWLPVSGATGYRVYRAATNGARTDYKRLMELGSEALSYVDDGVEEIGTASPPATNTAGLTMSPVQLELGNLNVINFGRGSLGDQPVNGSNCSLDYDYYLGRRDIVYATTTEIKRLEGAPADSPKLPIVPENALGLCSIDCPPNSTDMEIRNFGLTRITMDQIHDIIQDVEDLKYNDAQYQMNNELQNRDAQTKKGIYSDDFSNTAQSDIYHAEWDARVNEIARFVAPDRIPHSTVLSVDQAGSNASFFGSLALLPGNETVLVEQNDWSEERNINPYAVFDKPPAMLQITPNLGRRGQTGIAVTGINFTPSKSGIVLRCDGQVMASNLISDEAGRVTASFTIPTNARNGNRIVEMADGVYSARASLQINDPLVITRIERIIENRIIRVPVVQVVWRTQTIFVPRDPLAQTFSFTRNQVISSIGLQFTARDPSIPVTVQIRGVTTGLPNGVVFAEKVLAPNEISLSGETRIRFDDPFYAEANTSYAVVLLTNSTNYKVRTATLGKMGRWGIITRQTYMEGVLLESSNAETWTPLNGSDLAMKIYGYNFQSEGMIRFQPITGVQFSDINLDEYSAIPQGTGLDWEYSTDGGVTWDAMVPAEEERLPNLATRVQIRVRLSSSLANDTPAINFRDVNLVGYLNKTTGAYLTRENELTQGVESTKAYVQMQIPSGTTLQWFASNDGGLTWEAMTIQGTRPIDENWTEYTLVRTFTDNTGNKVRYKAEMTGTPLIYPRIHSLGATLS encoded by the coding sequence TTGGGCCAGGTGGAGGCCATCGTCGAGATTACCCGCAACGTCACTCGAGGCTCAGTGGGCGGCGGCGAAGACCTGCTCGATCCCAATCCTGTGGTGGACATCCTCGAGGTCAGCCAAGGGGCGACCATCTTCCAAGAGGGCGTGGACTGGCAGCAGTCGGGCAACCATGTCGACTGGCTTGGCTCCGGCAACGAACCGGCCATCGGCACCACCTACACGGTGCGCTGGACCTACACCAAGCAGATGATCAAGGGCACCGACTACGTGGATAGCGGCTGGTTCGGGCAGGCCAACCATCCGGCGGCCGGAAACTACTTCTATCTGGTGACCGCCTACAACGCCACCGGCGAGACGGTCTTCAACGCCGCTGCGGTCATTGCCCGGGCCACAACCGCCGGGGAGATGAACAAGCTCTCCTGGCTGCCGGTCAGCGGCGCGACCGGCTATCGCGTCTACCGGGCCGCCACCAACGGCGCACGCACCGACTACAAGCGACTGATGGAACTGGGCAGCGAGGCGCTCTCCTATGTCGACGACGGTGTCGAGGAGATCGGCACCGCTTCGCCTCCGGCCACCAACACGGCCGGACTCACCATGTCGCCGGTGCAGCTCGAGCTGGGCAACCTCAACGTGATCAACTTCGGGCGCGGCAGCCTCGGCGATCAGCCGGTGAACGGCTCCAACTGCAGCTTGGACTACGACTATTACCTCGGCCGCCGCGACATCGTTTACGCCACCACCACAGAGATTAAGCGCCTCGAAGGGGCTCCGGCCGATTCCCCGAAGCTTCCCATCGTCCCGGAAAACGCCCTGGGGCTGTGCAGCATCGACTGCCCGCCCAACTCCACCGACATGGAGATCCGCAACTTCGGCCTGACCCGCATCACCATGGACCAGATCCACGACATCATTCAGGACGTGGAGGACCTGAAGTACAACGACGCCCAGTACCAGATGAACAACGAACTGCAGAACCGGGACGCCCAGACCAAGAAAGGCATCTACTCGGACGACTTCTCGAATACCGCCCAGTCGGACATCTACCACGCCGAATGGGACGCCCGAGTGAACGAGATCGCCCGTTTCGTCGCGCCGGACCGCATTCCGCACTCCACGGTGCTCTCGGTCGATCAGGCGGGCAGCAATGCGAGCTTCTTCGGCAGCCTGGCGCTGCTGCCGGGCAACGAGACCGTGCTGGTGGAGCAGAACGACTGGTCCGAAGAGCGCAACATCAACCCCTACGCGGTGTTCGACAAGCCCCCGGCCATGCTGCAGATCACGCCCAACCTCGGGCGACGCGGCCAGACCGGTATCGCCGTCACCGGCATCAACTTCACCCCGAGCAAATCCGGCATCGTGCTGCGCTGCGACGGCCAGGTGATGGCCAGCAACCTGATCAGCGACGAGGCCGGTCGTGTGACCGCCTCCTTCACCATTCCGACCAACGCCCGCAACGGCAATCGGATCGTGGAGATGGCCGACGGCGTCTATTCGGCCCGGGCCAGCCTGCAGATCAACGATCCGCTGGTCATCACCCGCATCGAGCGCATCATCGAGAACCGCATCATCCGCGTGCCCGTGGTGCAGGTGGTCTGGCGCACCCAGACCATCTTCGTGCCCCGTGACCCGCTGGCCCAGACCTTCAGCTTCACTCGGAATCAGGTGATCTCCAGCATCGGCCTGCAGTTCACCGCCAGGGACCCGAGCATTCCGGTCACGGTGCAGATTCGCGGCGTCACCACCGGTCTGCCCAACGGCGTGGTGTTCGCAGAGAAGGTACTGGCCCCGAACGAGATCAGCCTGAGCGGCGAGACCCGCATTCGCTTCGACGACCCGTTCTACGCCGAGGCCAATACCAGCTATGCCGTGGTGCTGCTGACCAACAGCACCAATTACAAGGTGCGCACCGCCACCCTGGGCAAGATGGGCCGCTGGGGCATCATCACCCGGCAGACCTACATGGAGGGCGTGCTGCTGGAGAGCTCCAACGCCGAGACCTGGACGCCACTCAACGGCTCCGACCTGGCGATGAAGATCTACGGCTACAACTTTCAGTCCGAGGGGATGATCCGCTTCCAGCCGATTACCGGCGTGCAGTTCTCCGACATCAACCTCGACGAATACTCGGCCATCCCCCAGGGCACTGGCCTCGACTGGGAATACTCCACCGACGGCGGCGTGACCTGGGACGCCATGGTTCCCGCCGAGGAGGAACGGCTGCCCAACCTCGCCACCCGGGTCCAGATCCGCGTGCGCCTGAGCAGCTCGCTTGCCAACGACACCCCGGCCATCAACTTCCGCGACGTCAACCTGGTGGGCTACCTCAACAAGACCACCGGGGCCTACCTGACCCGCGAGAACGAGCTGACCCAGGGCGTGGAGTCGACCAAGGCCTATGTGCAGATGCAGATCCCCAGCGGCACCACCCTGCAATGGTTCGCCAGCAACGACGGCGGCCTGACCTGGGAGGCGATGACCATCCAGGGCACCCGGCCCATCGACGAGAACTGGACCGAGTACACCCTGGTGCGCACCTTCACCGACAACACCGGCAACAAGGTCCGCTACAAGGCCGAGATGACCGGAACACCGCTGATCTACCCGCGCATCCATTCGCTGGGCGCGACCCTGAGCTAA
- a CDS encoding conserved hypothetical protein (Evidence 4 : Unknown function but conserved in other organisms) — MPALTRERMQLGQRGEQLALEAVKRVGYQPIHLNYRCPLGELDLIAKDGDTLVFIEIKTRSAGDTGPAKEAVDRRKQRRLSRLALNYLKTHGGLDTRSRFDVVAVGLSEDQPKIEIVKNAFELLY, encoded by the coding sequence ATGCCGGCCTTGACACGGGAACGGATGCAACTCGGCCAAAGAGGCGAACAATTGGCTTTGGAAGCCGTCAAACGAGTCGGCTATCAGCCCATTCACCTCAACTACCGCTGCCCCCTCGGGGAATTGGATCTGATCGCAAAAGACGGGGACACCCTGGTTTTCATCGAGATCAAAACGCGCTCTGCTGGCGATACCGGCCCCGCAAAAGAGGCCGTCGACCGGCGGAAACAACGCCGCCTCTCGCGCTTGGCACTGAATTACTTGAAAACGCACGGGGGTCTCGACACGAGGTCGCGTTTCGACGTCGTAGCAGTCGGCCTCTCCGAAGACCAACCGAAGATAGAGATCGTCAAGAATGCCTTCGAACTGCTCTATTAG
- a CDS encoding conserved hypothetical protein (Evidence 4 : Unknown function but conserved in other organisms), with protein MNGRLRNLYIGLIHYPVYDKRRRRICSAVTTVDLHDLARLCATYGLQGLFVVTPLQDQRGLVERVKRHWTEGYGAVYNPHRSLALEHLRVVSSLEEAAEDIRTFEGTPPLRIATDASQPAEGCIDYPQARRILATPGRPVFLLLGTAWGLTEEVFTVSDHLLEPIYGPTGYNHLSVRTAAAIILDRLAGPDREESSSAPGYS; from the coding sequence ATGAATGGCCGGCTGCGAAATCTCTACATCGGCCTCATTCATTATCCGGTGTATGACAAGCGCCGCCGACGGATCTGCTCCGCCGTGACCACGGTGGACCTGCACGATCTGGCACGATTGTGCGCCACTTACGGTCTCCAGGGCCTCTTCGTCGTGACACCCCTTCAAGACCAGAGGGGCTTGGTCGAAAGGGTTAAACGCCACTGGACCGAAGGATACGGGGCTGTATACAATCCGCATCGGAGTCTCGCGCTCGAGCATTTGAGGGTGGTATCGTCGCTCGAGGAGGCCGCGGAGGACATACGCACCTTTGAAGGGACTCCGCCGCTTCGGATTGCAACGGATGCATCGCAGCCGGCGGAAGGCTGCATCGACTATCCGCAGGCAAGGAGGATATTGGCGACGCCGGGACGCCCCGTTTTTCTGCTCCTCGGTACGGCCTGGGGGCTGACCGAAGAGGTTTTCACCGTCAGCGACCATTTGCTGGAACCCATATACGGGCCGACAGGCTATAATCATCTTTCGGTGCGGACCGCCGCCGCCATCATTTTGGATCGGCTGGCCGGACCAGACAGGGAGGAATCGTCGTCGGCGCCGGGTTACTCATAG